Genomic segment of Pararhodobacter zhoushanensis:
CTACTCGGGTGCCCAAGCCTGCAAGGCGCTGCGCGAAGAAGGCTACCGGGTCATTCTGGTCAACTCGAACCCCGCGACGATCATGACCGATCCGCAACTGGCCGATGCCACCTATATCGAGCCGATCACCCCCGAAGTCGTCGCCAAGATCATCGAGGCCGAGCGCCCCGACGCCCTGCTGCCGACGATGGGCGGGCAGACCGGTCTGAACACCGCGCTGGCACTGGCCGACATGGGGGTGCTGGAGAAATTCGGCGTGCAGCTGATCGGCGCGAACCGCGAGGCCATCGAAATGGCCGAGGATCGCAAGCTGTTCCGCGAGGCGATGGACCGGATCGGGCTGGAAAACCCCAAGGCGACGATCATCGCCGCGCCCAAGAAGCCCAACGGCAAATACGACATCGCCGCCGGTGTAGCCGAAGCGATGGTGGCGATCGAATACGTTGGCCTGCCTGCGATCATCCGCCCGGCGTTTACCCTTGGCGGCACCGGCGGCGGCGTTGCGTATAACCGCGACGACTATGAGGCCATCGTGCGCTCGGGTCTGGAAGCCAGCCCGATGGCGCAGGTGCTGATTGATGAAAGCCTGCTGGGCTGGAAAGAATTCGAGATGGAAGTGGTCCGCGACAAAGCGGATAACGCCATCATCGTCTGCGCGATCGAGAACATCGACCCGATGGGCGTGCACACCGGTGACTCCATCACCGTTGCCCCGGCGCTGACCCTGACGGACAAGGAATACCAGATCATGCGCAACGGCTCGATCGCCGTGCTGCGTGAGATCGGCGTGGAAACCGGCGGGTCCAACGTGCAATGGGCGATCAACCCGGCCGACGGGCGCATGGTGGTCATCGAGATGAATCCGCGCGTGTCGCGGTCCTCGGCGCTGGCGTCCAAGGCGACGGGCTTCCCGATTGCCAAGATCGCGGCGAAACTGGCCGTGGGCTATACGCTCGATGAGCTGGACAACGACATCACCAAGGTCACGCCCGCCAGCTTCGAGCCGACCATCGACTATGTCGTCACCAAGATCCCGCGCTTTGCCTTCGAGAAATTCCCCGGATCCAAGCCCGAGCTGACCACCGCGATGAAATCGGTGGGCGAAGCCATGGCGATTGGCCGCACGATCCACGAATCGCTGCAAAAGGCGCTGGCCTCGCTGGAAACCGGGCTGAACGGCTTTGACGAAATCGCCATCCCCGGCGCGCCCGACAAGGCGGCGATCTTCAAGGCACTGTCCGAGCAGACCCCCGACCGGCTGCGTGTCATCGCGCAGGCGATGCGCCACGGGCTGAGCGACGCCGACATCAATCAGGTCACCTCGTTCGATCCGTGGTTCCTGGCCCGCATCCGCGAAATCATCGACGCCGAGGCGCAGGTCCGCGCCACTGGCTTGCCGCAGGATGCCAAGGGCATGCGCGCGCTCAAGGTGCTGGGCTTCACCGACGCCCGCCTTGCCGCGCTGACGGACACCACCGAGACCGAAGTGCGCCGCGTCCGCCTGAGCGCGGGCGTCAATGCCGTGTTCAAACGCATCGACACCTGCGCCGCCGAATTCGAGGCGCAGACCCCCTACATGTATTCGACCTACGAGCAGCCCGCGATGGGCGACGTCGAATGCGAAGCGCGCCCCTCGGCTGCCAAAAAGGTCGTCATTCTGGGCGGCGGGCCGAACCGGATCGGTCAGGGGATCGAATTCGACTATTGCTGCTGTCACGCCTGCTATGCGCTGACCGAGGCGGGCTATGAAACCATCATGGTCAACTGCAACCCCGAAACCGTGTCGACCGACTATGACACCTCGGACCGGCTGTATTTCGAGCCGCTGACGCTGGAGCATGTGCTGGAAATCCTGCGCGTCGAGCAGTCGAACGGCACGCTGCACGGGGTCATCGTGCAGTTCGGCGGCCAGACGCCGCTGAAACTGGCCAACGCCCTGCATGACGAAGGCATTCCGATCCTTGGCACCAGCCCTGACGCCATCGATCTGGCCGAAGACCGCGAGCGCTTTCAGCAGCTGCTGCAAAAGCTGGATCTGAAGCAGCCGATCAACGGCATCGCCTCGACCGACGATCAGGCGATTGCGATTGCCGAGCGTATCGGCTTCCCGCTGGTGATCCGCCCGTCCTATGTGCTGGGCGGTCGCGCGATGGAAATCGTGCGCGATATGGACCATCTGCGGCGCTACATCACCAACGCCGTGACCGTCTCGGGCAAGAACCCGGTGCTTCTGGACAGCTATCTGTCGGGCGCCATCGAGGTCGATGTCGATGCGCTGAGCGATGGCAAGACCGTGCATGTCGCGGGCATCATGGAGCATATCGAAGAGGCAGGCGTGCACTCGGGCGACAGCGCCTGCTGCCTGCCGCCGCACTCGCTGTCGGCCGAAACGGTGGCCGAACTGAAGGTGCAGACCGAAAAGATGGCGCTGGCACTGGGTGTCGTCGGCCTGATGAACGTGCAGTTCGCGATCAAGGACGGCGAGATCTACGTGCTCGAGGTCAACCCGCGCGCCAGCCGTACCGTGCCGTTTGTTGCCAAGGCGACCGACAGCGCGATTGCCTCGATCGCGGCGCGCCTGATGGCCGGTGAGCCGATGGCCAACTTCCCGATGCGCGCCGCCTATCCGGCGGGTGTCGGTCCCGACAGCCCGCTGCCGCTGGCCGATCCCAACACGCTGGCCGATCCGATCACGCCGTGGTTCTCGGTCAAGGAAGCCGTGCTGCCCTTCGCCCGCTTCCCCGGCGTCGACACGCTGCTGGGCCCCGAAATGCGCTCGACCGGTGAAGTCATGGGCTGGGACCGTTCCTTCCCGCTGGCCTTCCTCAAGGCCCAGATGGGCGCGGGCACCATCCTGCCCGAAGAGGGCCGGGTGTTCGTCTCGGTGCGCGACGGCGACAAGACCGACGCGCTGGCCGGCGCGCTGCGCGATCTGGCGGGCATGGGCTTTGAGCTGGTCGCCACGGGGGGCACGGCGGCATGGCTGGCCGCCGAAGGCGTCGCCACCACGCGCGTCGCCAAGGTCTATGAAGGCCGCCCGAACATCGTTGACCGGCTGAAGAACGGCGACATCGCGCTGGTGTTCAACACCACCGAGGGCGCGCAGGCCGTTGCCGACAGCCGCGACATCCGCCGCGTCGCGCTGATGGACAAGATCCCGTATTTCACCACCGCCGCAGGGTCGATTGCGGCCACGCAGGCGATGATGGCCCGGCGTGAAGGCTACGGCGTGCGCACCCTGCAGGGCTGATCCCGCCCCCGAAGAACCCGACGCGCCGCGAGAGCCCCTCTCGCGGCGCGTTGCGTTTGAGGGCCGGGCTATCGGCAGGGCCGGTCAGGCGGGATGTATCGGCCAGTGCGTCGCCAGATCGGCCAGACCCGCGCGGATCAGAGCCTCCAGCGCCGCGCAATCCACCTTGGCCAGCGCGGTCAGGTAGAGGCAGGATTTCCCCAGCTTATGCGGCCCCAGCCGCGCCAGGATCGGGCCGAAATCGGCGTAGCCGGGCAGGATGTACAGCACCAGCTGCGCCTTGCGCGGGCTGAAACCGGTGGCGAGAAAACTGCCGGAATGCCCGCTGGCATAGCGGTAGTCATAGCGCCCGTAGCCGACGATTGCCGGCCCCCACATCTGGGGCTCGAACCCGGTGGCGCGCCGAAACAGCGCGTCCAGCTGCCGCCCCTCGTCCCGGCGGCGGGCAGGTTCGACGACGCTTAGAAACGTCTCGACGCTGGCACCGGTGGGGCGGGTAACGGGTTCGGACATGGCGCGCCTCCTGACACCGCAGTGTGCCAGCGCGCGGCCATGACGGCAATCGCGGCGCTTCGGGCTTGGGTCACGCGTAAGGTGGGGTTAAACCCCACCTTACGCCGCACGCCCGGGGGGGCAGACACCGTAGGGTGGGGTTTCACCCCACCCCGACCCGATCCGCCCGCTTAGCTCTCCTGCCGCAGCAGGTCGGTGATCAGGACGTCCTGCACCGCATCGCCAAGCTCTGCCCGCGCCGCTTCGCGCAGCGTCCGGCGGAGCGCCAGCAGCGCCTCGCCCGAGGTGAAGATGCCATCGAACCCGCCGATATTGGCGTGATCGAACAGCAGTTGCAGCAGGACCGCCCTGAGTCGCGGCTCGTTGTCGGCCAGGCTGAACGTGTTGCCCACCGACAGCTCCAGCGCCAGCCCGATCACCACCATCGCATGCACCTGACCGTCCGCGATCACCGGCACGACGAACTGGTTGGGCAGACGCACGGTTTCCGTAGGGCCGCTGGACGGGGCGTAATGGCTGGGCGTATCGCCGTGGCCAGTGTCCTCTCCATGCCCCGCCTCCGCGCCAGGCACGGCTTCAGCCCCATGCCCGGCATCCGCCATCTCGCCATGGTCCTCGGCGGCGGGCTTCAAGAAGATCCCGGCCCCGACCCCGGCCCCCAGACCGACCAGCAGCAACAGAACGGGCAGCAATTTGCGTATCATAACGCCTCCTTAGAACGGCAGCACGATGTCAGCGATCTGCTGGCCATAGCGCGGTTGCTGCATCTGGCTGATCTGCCCGCGCCCGCCATAGCTGATGCGCGCGCCTGCGATGCGGTCATAGGCGATGTCGTTGCGGCGCGAGATATCCTCGGGCCGGATGTAGCCGGTGACGATCAGCTCGCGCAGCTCGTTGTTCACGCGGACCTCCTGACTGCCCTCGATGCGCAGCACGCCGTTGGGCAGTGTCTCGATGATCGTGGTCGCCACGCGCAGGGTCAGCCGTTCATTGCGGCTGACCGTGCCCTGTCCCTGAAAACTGGAAGCGGAATCCATCGACACCGCATCGGCCATGCTGGCCCCGGTTGGCAGGCGTTCGTCAATCGCCTGCGGCAAGCCAAAGAGCTGCGGCACCCCCATGCTTTGCGAGCCGGAGCGCCCCCGCGAGGTCGAGTTGGAAATCTGCGCGGAATCGTTGATCTCGATCACCACGGTCAGAATATCCCCGGCCCCGCGCGCCCGCCGGTCACCAAACAGCGAGCGCTGGCTGGACGACCAGAGCGAGGCCGTATCGACCACGCTGCGCCGCTCGGTCACCTCGGGCAGCGGCACGTTATAGAGCGCGTGATGCTCAAGATTGGGGTCGAGCGGGGCAAAGTCGGGCGGGCTGCCCACCGAAGCCAGATCGGTGCAGGCGGCGAGCGGCAGGATCAGCAGAAGGCGTCGCATGGATCGTCCTTTCAGGGCACGCTCACCAGCGCCGGGCCGACAATCGTGCCGGAAACCGTGCTGCGTGACGCAAGGTTCATGATGCGGACCGCGTCGCCCTCGGCGCCCCGGCCCAGCGCGCGGCCATCGGCGCGGATCAGCAGGCCGCCCTGCTGGAAAACCAGCGTGACCAGCTGGTTCCGCTCGACCATCGCGGGCGGGCCAAGGCTGGCCAGCGGGATCGGGCGGCCGGCGTAAAGCGTGACACGCGCTTCAAGGCCGATCACGTCGCCGGGGTTAGAGGCCGTGCCGACCGGGGCCGGGTCGGGCTGAAAGATGATGTCGCCCGGTCCGAGCTGCGCGCCGGCCCTGAGCGTGCGCGCCGCCAGCAGAACATCGGCCTGCGCCGGGGCGGCCAGCAGCAAAAGCAGCGCCAGGCGGATCATCAGCGCACCTGCGTGGTGGCGGCGAGCATCTGGTCAGCGGCGGTGATCACCTTGGCGTTCAGCTCGTAGCCGCGCTGGGCCTTGATCATCTCGGTCAACTCGCGCACCGGATCGACCGAGCTTTCCTCAAGATACCCCTGCCGCACCGTGCCCAGCCCGTCCTCACCGGGGGCCGATTGCACCGGCGGGCCCGAGGCTTCGGTCTCGACAAACAGGTTCGAGCCCAGCGCTTCCAGCCCGCGTTCGTTGGTGAAACCGGTGAGCACCATCTGGCCCAGCCGCTCGGGCTGCACCCGGTCGGCAAAATAGGCGTAAACCTCGCCCTGCGCGTTGATCGAGATTTGCCGCGCATCGACGGGAATGGTGATGCCGGGCGCGACCGCGTACCCGTCCGAGGTGACGATCAGCCCCTCGCCCGTCCGCTTCAGCCCGCCATCGCGGGTATAGGCCGAGCGGCCATCGGGCAGCGTGACCTCGAACCAGCCGCGCCCCTCGATCGCCAGATCCAGATCGCCGCCGGTCGCGCTGAGCACCCCCTGCTGGACCTGCATCGCCACCGCCGAGGGCCGCGCGCCAAGGCCAAGCTGCACACCGGTCGGCACCAAGGTGCCATCCGAGGCCGAGATGGTCCCGGCGCGGGTGTGCTGCTGATAATGCAGGTCGGCGAATTCGGCGCGGCGGGCGTTGTAGCCGGTGGTCGACATGTTGGCGAGGTTGTTCGCCACGGTATCGACCCGCATCTGCTGGGCGCTCATGCCGGTGGCGGCAATCTGTAGGGCACGCATGGAACTCTCCTATTTACCAAGGGTCTGGACGACGGCGCGGATGCGTTCATCTTCGCGGTCGAGGAATTTCTGACCGATCTCATAGGCGCGCTGGACCTCGATCATGCGGGCCATTTCCGTGATCGCGTTGACGTTGGAGTCCTCCAGAAACCCCTGCAGGATCACCGGAAACGCAACCGGGACCGTCGCGCCCGTCGCCTCGTGCAGCACACCGGTTTCGCGGCGCAGTTCCGAAGGGTCTTCGGGCAGGACCAGCCCGATCTGGGCCAGCGGCTGGCCATCCGCGCTGATCGTGCCGTCGCGGGCGATGGAAATCTGCGCGGCCTCGGGCGGGATGAACACCGCAGCGCCGCCGATATCGAGCAGCGCGTGGCCATCCGGCGTGACCAGTTCGCCGTTCTGGTTGGGGGTGAAATGCCCGGCGCGGGTCAGGCGTTCGCCCTCCGGGGTCTGGATGGTGAAAAAGCCCTCACCCTCGATCCCCAGATCCAGCGGCGAGCCGGTCATGGTGAGAGGTCCCTGCGTCAGATAGGTCTGATGCGCCCGGGCGGCGGCCATCGAGAGCGATTCCTCCTGATGGTCCAGATCGGCCACGTATTCGGAAAACAGCAGTCCCTCGCGCCGGAAGCCGGTGGTGGACAGGTTGGCGATGTTATGCGCGATCATCTGGATTTCGCGCAGCAGCCCGGACTGGCGGGCAAGCTGGGTGTAACCGGCGTTATCCATGGCTCAGCCCCCCGCCACGATGGGAATGACCTGCCCGCGAAAGAAATCGACCAGCATGGCGGTCATCGCGCTCATCGAGACCCAGAAGACGATCAGCATCGCCAGAATCTTGGGCACGAAGGTCAGGGTCATTTCCTGCACCGAGGTGAGGGCCTGAAACAGACCCACCGTCAGGCCGGCCACCAGCGCGATACCCAGCAGCGGGGCGGACATCGCAACGGCAACCCACAGGCCCTGTCGCAGGATGTCGAAAAAGGCGATCTCGGTCATTGGCCAGCCCCCGCTGTCAGACGGGCGGCCATCACACGGGCATCCGCAGGATTTCGAGATAGGCCTCGACCACCTTGTCGCGCACGGCCACAGCGGTCTCGACCGCCATCTGCGCCTCGCTCAACGCCGAGACCAGCGCATGCGGATCGGCATTGCCGGTCATCGTCTGCTGAGCCGTCGCCTCGGCGTTCTGCAGCACCTGTGTGAAGTTTTCGGCCAGACGGCCTGCGGTGCTGGCCGGGCCGCCCTCGGCTTCAGGATCGGGGGATGTGAGGGGTCGTGCCGCGCCGTAGGAACGGGCGGCCGCATTGGCAGAGACTTGCATCAGGATTCTCCTTATCTGCGCAGAAGGCCGATCAGGCTTTGCGACATCTGCCGCGCCTGATCGAACATCCGCAGGTTGGCCTCATAGGAACGCTGCGCTTCGCGCGCGTCGGCGATTTCGACCATCAGATCGACATTCGATCCATCGTAATGGCCGCTCTCATCGGCCAGGATATGGCCGGGGTCGTAGATCTGCGTCAGCTCGCTGCGATCCAGTTGCAGCGGGCCGGTTTCAACCCCGCTGCGCTGCCCCATCCGCTCGCCGGGCAGCGCCGCCTCCTGAAAGGCAATGTATTTGCGGTGATAGCCGGGGGTATCGGCGTTCGCGATATTCTCGGACACATGGCGCAGGCGCATCGCCTGAGCCTGCATGCCGGTTGCCGACAGCATCAGCGTATTGCCAAGGGTGTTGGTCATGCTCACCGCCCGATCGCGGCGCGAATCAGATCGCGCGTCATGGAATAAATGCCCAGCGCGGTTTCGTGCTGTTGCCGGGCCTCGACCGCGCGCATCATCTCGAACTCTACCGACACCGTGTTGCCGTCGGGCGATGCTGTGGCCGGGTGCTCATCCGTGCGGATCAGATCGCGCCCCTCTGCCCGGCCGGACTGGCTGGCTTGCCAGTAGTCGGCAAAGGACACGGCATCGCGAGAGCGATAGCCGGGCGTGTTGGCATTGGCCACGTTCTGCGCGATCGCCTGTTGGCGGGTCGAGGCGTGGGTCGCATAGGCCTGCGCCATGCGCAGGATCTCCAGGCTGTGGAACATGGGATTCTCCCGTTGCTGGTCTACACGAAGGATTAAGGCTGATCTCGTTTAGAAACCGTAATCGAGCGTCACCAAGACGCGCGTTGCACCAGGAGGCCCCATGTCCGTGTTCGATTCCCTGCTGGCCGAGATGGCCACCGTCCGCCCCGTGCGCCATTTCGGCCGCATCCACGCCATGCAAGGCGCGACGCTGCTGGTGCATGGCCTGTCCAAACGCGCGCGGCTGGGTGACCGGGTGCAGATCGATCCGGCGCAGGGCGCGCTGATCGGCGGTGAGATCCTTGCCCTGACCCGCGACGGCGCCGAAGTCTTGCCAGAGGCGGCGACCGAAGGGCTGGCGATCGGCGACCGGGTCGAGCATCTGGGCCGCAACGGCGTCGCGCCCGATAACAGCTGGATCGGGCGCGTCATCGACCCGTATGGCGAGCCCCTGGACGGCCGCCCGCTGGCGCTCGGGCCGGTCAACCGCAGCCTGCGGCAAGCGCCCCCTCACCCGCGCGGCGCAAGCGGCTGGGCGGGCGGCTGTCCACGGGGCTTGATGCGTTCAACACGATGCTGCCGCTGGTGCGGGGGCAGCGCGTGGGGCTGTTCGCCGGGTCAGGCGTGGGCAAGACGATGCTGCTGGGCCAGCTGGCGCGCGGGATCGAGGCCGATGTGGTGGTGCTGGCGCTGGTGGGCGAACGCGGGCGAGAGCTGCGCGACTTCGTGGAAGATGTGCTGGGTGTTGAAGGGCTTGCACGCTCGGTCGTGGTCAGCGCCACCTCGGACCTGTCGCCGCTGGCCCGCCGTCGCGCGGCCCTCACGGCGATGACCGTGGCCGAACATTTCCGCGATGAGGGCAAGCATGTGCTGCTGCTGTGCGATTCCGTCACCCGCTTCGCCGAGGCACACCGCGAGATCGCGCTGTCCGCCGGCGAGCAACCCTCGCTGCGCGGTTTCCCCCCGTCGACCGCGCATCAGATCATGGCGCTGGCCGAACGCGCCGGCCCCGGCGAAGAGGCGCAGGGCGACATCACGGCGGTCTTTACCGTGCTGGTCCCGGGTTCGGATATGGACGAACCCGTGGCCGATATCCTGCGCGGCGTGCTGGACGGCCACGTCATTCTGGACCGCACGATTGCCGAACGCGGGCGCTTTCCGGCGATTGACCTGATGCGATCCGTCTCACGCAGCCTGCCTGCCGCTGCCTCGCCCGGCGAGAACGCCCAGATCGCCGAGGCCCGCCGCCTGATCGGCGCGTGGGAGCGGGCCGAGATGATGGTGCAAGCCGGGCTTTACGCCCAGGGGTCGGACCCGCTGACCGACCGGGCGATCAAGCTCTGGCCCAAACTGGACGGGTTTCTGGCCGGTCAGGCGGCCAAATCCAACGCCGACAGCTTCGCCCGGCTGCGCAAGGCGCTGGAAGGGTAAGCCCGCAGCCCTGGTGATCCGCGCGTTTTGCCCTATGTGAAGGGCAAGACGCCGACCAACCCTGCGTGGCACGATTTGCAGCAGCGGCGCGCAACCGAAAACCATTTGTGCGCAGACAGCGTTGCCTGTATCCGGGCCGCGCGCGCTGGACGGCGCTCTGACCCCTGGCCAACGGGAGGGCCCGAGATGCTGCAAACCCCCTATTACCTGATCGACAAATCCCGGCTGCTGCCGAACATGGAAAAGATCGCCTGGCTGCGCGAAGCCTCGGGCGTGAAATCCCTGCTGGCGCTGAAATGCTTCGCGACATGGTCGGTGTTCGATTTCATGAGCCAGTACATGGACGGCACCACCAGCTCGTCGCTCTATGAGGTCCGTCTGGGGCGCGAGAAGTTCGGCAAGGAAACCCACGCCTATTCCGTGGCCTATGCCGACAACGAGATCGACGAGGTGCTGTCGCATTCCGACAAGATCATCTTCAACACCATCGGCCAGCTGACCCGGTTCGAGGCGCAAAGCGCCGGGCACAAACGCGGGCTGCGGGTCAATCCCGGTGTCTCGACCTCCAGCTTCGATCTGGCCGACCCGGCGCGACCCTTCTCGCGGCTGGGCGAGCATGACCCCGAAAAGATCGCGCAGGTCGCCGACAAGATCAGCGGTTTCATGTTCCACAACAACTGCGAGAACGCCGATTTCGAGCGCTTCGACGCCATGCTCTCGCTGATCGAGCAGCGATTCGGCTTCCTGATCCGCTCGATGGAGTGGATCAGTCTGGGCGGCGGTGTGCATTTCACCGGCGAGGGCTATCCGCTCGACCGGCTGGCCGACCGGCTGAAACGCTTTGCCGACCAGAACGGCGTGCAGGTCTATCTGGAGCCGGGCGAAGCCTCGATCACCAAGGCGGCAACGCTGGAGGTGACGGTGCTGGACACGCTGCACAACGGCAAGAATCTGGCGATTGTCGACAGCTCGATCGAAGCGCATATGCTGGACCTGCTGATCTACCGCGAACAGGCCAAGGTCACCCCGAACGCGGGCGATCACGAATGGATGGTCTGCGGCAAGTCCTGTCTGGCGGGCGATATTTTCGGCGAGTTCCGCTTCCCCGAGGCCCTGAAAGCCGGGGACCGTTTGTCGATTCAAGACGCTGCCGGTTACACAATGGTCAAAAAGAACTGGTTCAACGGCGTGAAGATGCCGGCGATTGCGGTGCGTGAACTGGACGGAACCGTCCGGCAGGTCCGCGATTTCGGCTATGAGGATTTCGCGGCAGCCCTGTCGTGAACACAGACACCAAACCCAAGGAGGTGCATGGGCGCATGAAACGCAACGTACTGATCATCGGAGCCGGGGGCGTCGCCCAGGTCGTCGCGCATAAATGCGCGCAGAACAACGACATTCTGGGCGAGATCCATATCGCCAGCCGGACCCTTTCGAAATGCGAGGCGATCATTGCCTCGGTCCACGAGAAGGGCGCGATGAAGGTCGAGGGCGTGCTGCAACCCCATGCGTTGAACGCGCGCGATTCGGCGGCCGTGGTTGCCCTGATCCGCGAGACGGGGGCGGAAATCGTCATCAACGTCGCTCAAGTTTTCGTGAACATGCCGGTGCTCGAAGCCTGCATCGAGGCGGGCGTGGCCTATATGGACACCGCGATCCACGAAGAGCCCGACCAGATCTGCGAAACCCCGCCCTGGTACGGCAACTACGAATGGAAACGCCGCGCCGCCTGTGCCGAAAAGGGCGTGACGGCGATTCTGGGCGTGGGGTTTGACCCGGGCGTGGTGAACGCGTTTGCGCGCTTTGGCATCGACGAATTCGTGCCGCAGGTCGAGTCGATCGACATCGTCGACATCAACGCCGGCTCGCACGGGCGCTGGTTCTCGACCAATTTCGACCCCGAGATCAACTTCCGCGAATTCACCGGCACGGTGTATTCCTGGCAGAAGGGCGCGTGGCAGGAGAACACCATGTTCGAGGTCGGGCGCGAGTGGGATCTGCCGGTGGTGGGCACCCAGAAAGCCTATATGACCGGGCATGACGAGGTACACTCGCTGGCCACCAACTACCCGCAGGCGGATGTGCGCTTCTGGATGGGGTTTGGCGATCACTACATCAACGTGTTCACCGTGTTGAAAAATCTGGGTCTGCTGTCGGAAAAGCCGGTGGTAACGGCCGAGGGGCTGGAAGTGATCCCGCTCAAGGTCGTGAAGGCCGTGCTGCCCGACCCCGCCTCGCTGGCGCCGGACTATGTGGGCAAAACCTGCATCGGCACGCTGGTGAAGGGGACCAGGGACGGCAAACCGGCCGAGGTCTTTGTCTATAACGTCGCCGACCACAAGGACGCCTATCTCGAGGTCGGCAGCCAGGGCATCAGCTATACCGCCGGCGTGCCGCCCGTCGCT
This window contains:
- a CDS encoding carboxynorspermidine decarboxylase, which codes for MQTPYYLIDKSRLLPNMEKIAWLREASGVKSLLALKCFATWSVFDFMSQYMDGTTSSSLYEVRLGREKFGKETHAYSVAYADNEIDEVLSHSDKIIFNTIGQLTRFEAQSAGHKRGLRVNPGVSTSSFDLADPARPFSRLGEHDPEKIAQVADKISGFMFHNNCENADFERFDAMLSLIEQRFGFLIRSMEWISLGGGVHFTGEGYPLDRLADRLKRFADQNGVQVYLEPGEASITKAATLEVTVLDTLHNGKNLAIVDSSIEAHMLDLLIYREQAKVTPNAGDHEWMVCGKSCLAGDIFGEFRFPEALKAGDRLSIQDAAGYTMVKKNWFNGVKMPAIAVRELDGTVRQVRDFGYEDFAAALS
- a CDS encoding saccharopine dehydrogenase family protein, producing MKRNVLIIGAGGVAQVVAHKCAQNNDILGEIHIASRTLSKCEAIIASVHEKGAMKVEGVLQPHALNARDSAAVVALIRETGAEIVINVAQVFVNMPVLEACIEAGVAYMDTAIHEEPDQICETPPWYGNYEWKRRAACAEKGVTAILGVGFDPGVVNAFARFGIDEFVPQVESIDIVDINAGSHGRWFSTNFDPEINFREFTGTVYSWQKGAWQENTMFEVGREWDLPVVGTQKAYMTGHDEVHSLATNYPQADVRFWMGFGDHYINVFTVLKNLGLLSEKPVVTAEGLEVIPLKVVKAVLPDPASLAPDYVGKTCIGTLVKGTRDGKPAEVFVYNVADHKDAYLEVGSQGISYTAGVPPVAAAILIAKGVWDVSRMVNVEELDPKPFFEVLDRIGLPTRVKDATGDRPWNA